In Bacteroides cellulosilyticus, the genomic stretch TACAGATATTCTAAGTTTCCAACATGAAACGGCAGTGTTCGACGTGAATCCGCACCAGTTGCGTTTTGTCTACAACACGTATCGTTTCACCACGTTGGAAGAGATAAAGGACTTCGAACCGGAGTTGGTAATCAATGCCGCCACGGTGAGATATACGCTGGACGCATTCCGCAAGGTTCTACCTATGCTACCCAAGGATTGTATCATCAGTGATATTGCCTCGGTGAAGACGGGATTGAAGAAATTCTATGAGGAAAGTGGCTTCCGTTATGTATCGTCGCATCCGATGTTTGGTCCTACGTTTGCCAGCCTCAGTAATCTGAGCAGCGAGAATGCTATCATCATCAGTGAAGGTGACCACCTGGGAAAAATTTTCTTCAAGGACCTTTACCAGACGCTCCGCCTCAATATCTTCGAATATACTTTCGACGAGCATGATGAAACGGTAGCTTATTCTCTGTCTATTCCTTTCGTCTCTACGTTTGTTTTTGCAGCGGTAATGAAGCATCAGGAGGCTCCGGGTACTACGTTCAAAAAGCACATGGCTATTGCTAAGGGTTTGCTGAGTGAGGATGATTACTTGCTTCAGGAAATTCTCTTTAATCCGCGCACTCCCTCGCAAGTGGAAAATATTCGTCTGGAGCTGAAGAATTTGCTGGAAATTATCAGTACGAAGGATGCGGAAGGGATGAAGCAGTATCTGACGAAGATTAGGGAAAAGATAAAATAGAATAAATAGGTGAGATTAAGGAATTGAAGAGAGGGGAGGTACGGAAAAGGAAATGGGGCTTCTCTCTTCAATTCGTTAATAAAGAGAGGTGATGATATTTAGGATTAGGTAGGGGCATACTTATTTCTAAAATTATTGAAAATAGTCAAATATTGGCAGGAATGATATGAAATTCTGTTGTAATTTGCTTCTCATTTTTGTATTTTTGAACCATAGGAAACAGTATCAACACTTCCAATGATAGAACCAAAAGGGTTGTGATTTGCTTTCATTTTAGTATCTTTGAACCATAGGAAACAGTTTTAAAAGCATTTTGCAGATACACGTATGAGTTGTGATTTGCTTTCATTTTAGTATCTTTGAACCATAGGAAACAGTTAATTGGATAAGACGGTCATCTACCTTTCTGTTGTGATTTGCTTTCATTTTAGTATCTTTGAACCATAGGAAACAGTTGCAATTGCTGCACGGAGCAACCAAGAGTGGTTGTGATTTGCTTTCATTTTAGTATCTTTGAACCATAGGAAACAGTCAAATATTTTATAATAACAGCTCATACCTAGTTGTGATTTGCTTTCATTTTAGTATCTTTGAACCATAGGAAACAGTCGGCAGTCTGCCATCTATATTCATGCTGATGTTGTGATTTGCTTTCATTTTAGTATCTTTGAACCATAGGAAACAGTTATGTTACAGGAAGAAGGAAGCCAAGCAAGTTGTGATTTGCTT encodes the following:
- a CDS encoding prephenate dehydrogenase/arogenate dehydrogenase family protein; the protein is MRILILGAGKMGSFFTDILSFQHETAVFDVNPHQLRFVYNTYRFTTLEEIKDFEPELVINAATVRYTLDAFRKVLPMLPKDCIISDIASVKTGLKKFYEESGFRYVSSHPMFGPTFASLSNLSSENAIIISEGDHLGKIFFKDLYQTLRLNIFEYTFDEHDETVAYSLSIPFVSTFVFAAVMKHQEAPGTTFKKHMAIAKGLLSEDDYLLQEILFNPRTPSQVENIRLELKNLLEIISTKDAEGMKQYLTKIREKIK